A DNA window from Candidatus Vicinibacter affinis contains the following coding sequences:
- a CDS encoding D-2-hydroxyacid dehydrogenase yields the protein MSWKILINDGMEESGVNALKSLGFEVDTQKIPQEELSQKLQDYQGIIVRSATKVRQELMDVCPGLKFIARGGVGMDNIDVSYAKEKGIAVINTPAASSRSVAELAMAHLLSITRGLQDANRQFSGGDQFSALKKKWSTCSELQGKTLLLLGFGRIGSELAKMATAMGMTVIVNDPYVEKAILKIKLGTQEVEIQLQMVSREEGLPLADYVSLHTPYTGSALLGKDEFAIMKKGCFVVNTSRGENIDEDALLNALDSGKVSAAGLDVFQNEPHIKEALIHHPKICTSAHIGASTLEAQERIAGELVDKINALFHSNN from the coding sequence ATGAGCTGGAAAATATTGATCAATGATGGAATGGAAGAGAGTGGGGTCAACGCCTTGAAATCTCTTGGCTTCGAGGTGGATACGCAAAAAATCCCACAGGAGGAATTATCTCAAAAATTACAGGATTACCAGGGCATCATCGTCCGCTCAGCGACAAAAGTGCGTCAGGAACTTATGGATGTTTGTCCCGGATTGAAATTTATTGCGCGCGGTGGAGTGGGCATGGATAACATTGACGTGAGTTATGCAAAAGAAAAAGGAATTGCGGTAATAAATACACCGGCTGCTTCTTCGCGCTCTGTCGCCGAACTGGCCATGGCCCACTTGCTTTCCATTACACGCGGCTTGCAGGACGCCAACAGACAATTTTCAGGAGGAGATCAATTTTCTGCATTGAAAAAGAAATGGTCCACTTGCTCTGAACTACAGGGAAAAACATTGTTGCTCTTGGGTTTCGGAAGAATTGGATCTGAGTTGGCTAAGATGGCCACTGCAATGGGAATGACCGTAATCGTAAATGATCCATATGTCGAAAAGGCAATTTTAAAAATTAAATTGGGAACTCAGGAAGTTGAAATCCAACTTCAGATGGTCTCCCGCGAAGAGGGTTTGCCTCTGGCTGATTACGTAAGTTTACATACGCCATATACCGGATCGGCACTGCTTGGAAAGGATGAATTTGCAATCATGAAGAAAGGATGTTTCGTAGTCAACACTTCCAGAGGTGAAAATATCGACGAAGACGCCTTGCTCAATGCATTGGATTCAGGAAAAGTTTCTGCTGCGGGCCTGGATGTGTTTCAAAATGAACCTCACATTAAAGAAGCCTTGATCCATCATCCGAAAATTTGCACCAGCGCTCATATTGGCGCCTCAACTCTGGAGGCACAAGAGAGAATTGCCGGCGAATTGGTGGACAAAATAAATGCATTGTTCCACTCGAATAATTAG
- a CDS encoding ankyrin repeat domain-containing protein, giving the protein MLSKLLFSLLAMFVSVSFLIGQNNYQTAIEKKDIRSVQKSDVDVNAPFTSEGQRLTPLSYAAVRADAEMVSVLLKKGASAKTLVDGQDALMFAAKGGNRECVDLILAAGANVMNESKEGRTARDFAVQAGHSDIAITLEQEMQKVVNQAKAKRNKK; this is encoded by the coding sequence ATGTTGTCAAAATTGCTTTTTTCCTTGTTAGCCATGTTTGTTTCCGTTTCATTTCTTATTGGTCAGAATAATTATCAGACTGCCATAGAAAAGAAAGACATTCGATCTGTGCAAAAATCGGATGTAGACGTCAATGCTCCATTTACCAGTGAAGGGCAGAGGCTGACTCCTTTATCCTACGCTGCTGTAAGAGCGGATGCTGAAATGGTTAGCGTATTGCTTAAAAAAGGTGCTTCCGCAAAAACGCTTGTGGATGGACAGGACGCATTGATGTTTGCTGCAAAAGGTGGCAACAGGGAATGTGTTGATTTAATTCTTGCTGCAGGAGCCAACGTCATGAATGAAAGTAAAGAAGGCAGGACAGCCAGAGATTTTGCAGTACAGGCTGGTCACTCAGATATTGCCATTACCTTAGAACAGGAAATGCAAAAAGTGGTTAACCAGGCTAAAGCCAAAAGAAACAAGAAATAG
- the recG gene encoding ATP-dependent DNA helicase RecG, which produces MSFLKPDSAIEYLKGVGPQRGALLRKQLNIQDVQGLLFYFPFRYIDKTQIHQIKDIEFDGQWVQLRVQAIRMGDRGQGRGKPLVAAVKDATGALELVWFRSQKWVEDHFLAGKTYQIYGKVQKSAYGFSISHPEFEEYDPTQIKPNAARFEPVYSSGEALAAAGLDSKGIKRIVESAFASFDLQAVEENLPEYVRTKFKLLGRQESLRLIHFPTHQDQIRKAQERFRFEELLSFQLKIISAKIQRHLVGGGFKFQLLGELFDQFYQEKLPFQLTEAQKRVIREIHHDLKSGKQMNRLLQGDVGSGKTIVALMIMLIAAGNGFQACIMAPTEVLANQHFKSFKDLLNGLSIRICLLTSTVKGKDRREALEGLESGQIAFAIGTHALIEDKVKFNNLGLVVIDEQHRFGVAQRSKLWAKSKDLPPHILVMTATPIPRTLAMTIYGDLEVSVIDELPPNRKEIYTRQIKDIHRSELIRFMREEIAKGRQIYIVYPLIEESEKVDLENLQMGYEKLLTFFPLPQYRISVVHGKLKPADKDMEMRRFSEGRSHIMVATTVIEVGVNVPNASVMVIENAERFGLSQLHQLRGRVGRGAEQSYCILMTADRLGVESKARMDIMCQTNDGFKIAEEDLRLRGPGDLSGTRQSGLVELKVSDVVRDNHILIAARKLAEAVLERDPLLSHPANQLLRKLLSTEEDGLSWNKIS; this is translated from the coding sequence ATGAGTTTTCTTAAACCCGACAGTGCGATTGAATATCTGAAAGGGGTAGGCCCTCAAAGGGGTGCACTCCTGCGCAAACAGCTAAACATTCAGGATGTACAAGGCTTGCTATTCTATTTCCCATTTCGATACATTGATAAAACTCAGATACACCAGATCAAAGACATTGAATTCGACGGACAATGGGTCCAATTGAGGGTTCAGGCGATACGCATGGGGGATCGTGGTCAGGGAAGAGGTAAACCGTTGGTTGCTGCTGTCAAAGATGCTACCGGAGCTCTTGAATTGGTTTGGTTTAGGTCACAAAAATGGGTGGAGGACCATTTTTTAGCCGGAAAGACCTACCAGATTTATGGCAAAGTGCAGAAATCAGCCTATGGTTTTAGTATTTCTCATCCTGAGTTTGAGGAATATGACCCCACCCAGATCAAGCCCAATGCAGCTCGGTTCGAACCGGTCTATTCCAGTGGAGAAGCATTGGCTGCTGCTGGCCTGGACAGTAAGGGCATCAAGAGAATTGTAGAGTCGGCTTTTGCATCATTTGACCTTCAGGCCGTTGAAGAAAATCTTCCTGAATACGTTCGCACCAAATTCAAACTTTTGGGAAGGCAGGAAAGTCTTCGACTGATTCATTTTCCCACTCATCAGGACCAAATAAGGAAGGCACAGGAGCGATTCAGGTTTGAAGAGCTCCTCAGTTTTCAACTCAAAATCATCTCGGCCAAAATCCAGCGTCACCTCGTGGGTGGTGGATTCAAATTTCAACTATTGGGTGAACTTTTTGATCAGTTTTATCAGGAGAAATTGCCTTTTCAATTAACAGAAGCCCAAAAACGTGTCATCCGCGAAATCCACCACGATCTCAAGTCCGGAAAACAAATGAATCGCTTACTGCAAGGGGATGTAGGAAGCGGTAAAACCATTGTTGCATTAATGATCATGCTGATCGCCGCAGGAAATGGATTTCAGGCTTGCATCATGGCGCCCACTGAAGTATTGGCCAACCAACACTTTAAATCTTTCAAAGACCTGCTGAATGGATTGTCTATAAGAATTTGTTTGCTGACTTCAACAGTTAAAGGCAAGGACAGGCGCGAAGCCCTTGAAGGACTTGAATCGGGTCAAATTGCATTTGCCATCGGTACGCACGCATTAATTGAAGATAAGGTTAAATTCAATAATCTTGGTTTGGTAGTCATCGATGAACAACATCGGTTTGGTGTGGCGCAACGATCCAAACTATGGGCCAAATCCAAAGACCTACCGCCCCATATTCTGGTCATGACCGCGACTCCCATTCCCCGAACTTTGGCCATGACCATTTACGGGGACCTGGAAGTTTCGGTGATAGACGAACTGCCACCAAACCGTAAGGAGATTTATACCAGGCAGATTAAGGACATTCACCGAAGTGAGCTGATCAGATTCATGCGGGAAGAAATTGCCAAAGGGCGTCAGATTTACATTGTGTATCCGCTGATTGAAGAATCTGAAAAGGTGGATCTTGAAAATCTTCAGATGGGATATGAAAAACTCCTGACTTTCTTCCCTTTGCCTCAATACCGGATCAGTGTCGTCCATGGCAAACTTAAGCCCGCAGACAAGGATATGGAGATGAGGAGATTTTCTGAGGGGAGATCCCACATCATGGTTGCTACAACCGTGATCGAAGTAGGGGTAAATGTGCCTAATGCCAGCGTGATGGTCATCGAAAATGCCGAGCGTTTTGGATTGTCTCAATTGCACCAGCTGAGAGGTAGGGTAGGGCGTGGAGCGGAACAATCCTATTGCATTCTGATGACAGCAGACCGTCTGGGGGTAGAATCCAAAGCCCGCATGGACATTATGTGTCAAACCAATGATGGATTCAAAATTGCTGAAGAAGATCTGCGTCTGAGAGGCCCCGGAGACCTGAGTGGCACCAGACAAAGCGGACTGGTGGAGCTGAAAGTGTCAGATGTGGTAAGGGACAACCATATTCTCATTGCAGCCCGAAAACTGGCCGAAGCTGTTCTGGAAAGAGACCCATTGTTATCTCACCCGGCCAATCAATTGTTGAGAAAACTGTTGAGCACCGAAGAAGATGGTTTGAGTTGGAACAAGATCAGTTAA
- the rbfA gene encoding 30S ribosome-binding factor RbfA has translation METIRQKQVAELIRRNFSMVLSSEGKYIYEDAMVTVTGVKMSPDMSLAKIYVSIYNYENKQEVILMMEEHYARLKQAMHQRLKKQLRLMPEFRFYLDETLDEVYRLEALFKKLHEEKQFGEE, from the coding sequence ATGGAAACCATAAGACAAAAACAGGTTGCTGAGTTGATTCGAAGGAATTTCAGTATGGTCCTTTCTTCTGAGGGAAAGTACATTTATGAAGACGCTATGGTTACGGTTACCGGTGTTAAGATGAGTCCGGACATGAGCCTTGCCAAAATTTATGTATCCATTTACAATTATGAGAACAAACAGGAGGTGATCCTGATGATGGAAGAGCACTATGCACGTTTAAAACAGGCGATGCATCAAAGGTTGAAGAAACAGCTTCGACTTATGCCTGAGTTTCGTTTTTACCTGGATGAAACGCTGGACGAAGTATATCGTCTGGAGGCACTGTTTAAGAAACTCCATGAAGAAAAGCAATTCGGAGAAGAGTAA
- a CDS encoding IS110 family transposase, giving the protein MKNPSRYICGAPKKEKSNKNNLNFNGKEMLYELTGTDLAEIFGITETNAIEIISEVGLDMSKWPTVKHFTSWLNLAPNNKISGGKVLSSRIPKKKNHAGQIFRMAAFAIQRSKNWLAMFYNRIKAKNGAPKAIVATARKIAAIFYKMIKERVKFNPIPIEKYMDGFKENQIKKLKRQAKNLGLQIVEM; this is encoded by the coding sequence GTGAAAAATCCGAGTAGATACATTTGTGGAGCCCCAAAAAAAGAAAAGAGTAATAAAAATAATTTGAATTTTAACGGAAAGGAAATGTTGTACGAACTAACGGGGACGGATTTAGCAGAAATTTTTGGGATTACGGAAACAAATGCTATAGAAATTATAAGCGAAGTCGGATTAGATATGAGTAAATGGCCAACGGTAAAACACTTTACATCATGGTTAAACTTAGCCCCGAATAATAAAATATCAGGAGGGAAAGTATTAAGTAGTCGGATTCCAAAAAAGAAAAACCACGCAGGTCAAATATTTAGAATGGCGGCGTTTGCCATACAGCGTAGCAAAAATTGGTTAGCGATGTTTTATAATCGTATAAAAGCAAAAAATGGGGCGCCAAAAGCAATTGTTGCGACTGCAAGAAAAATTGCGGCTATTTTTTATAAAATGATAAAAGAAAGGGTTAAATTTAACCCAATACCAATCGAAAAATATATGGATGGGTTTAAAGAAAATCAAATTAAGAAGTTAAAACGACAAGCTAAAAACCTTGGTTTACAGATAGTTGAAATGTAG
- a CDS encoding transposase yields the protein MKEKKTKAFPIIYPNAAGIDISSKEHYVAVNPESTEKPIRAFGAFTEDLHALVVFLKECKVDTVAMEATGIYWVSLFLVLEDAGFDVVLVTAKHVKNVRGKKTDVSDADWIRQLHSCGLLSASFQPDKFTRKLRAYMRHRKI from the coding sequence ATGAAAGAAAAAAAAACAAAAGCATTTCCGATTATTTATCCTAACGCGGCAGGTATAGATATATCAAGCAAAGAACATTATGTAGCAGTTAATCCTGAATCCACTGAAAAACCAATAAGAGCCTTTGGCGCCTTTACTGAAGACTTACACGCCCTAGTTGTGTTTTTAAAAGAATGCAAAGTAGATACAGTTGCTATGGAGGCTACCGGTATTTACTGGGTAAGTTTATTTTTAGTATTAGAAGATGCGGGTTTTGATGTTGTATTAGTTACAGCTAAACATGTAAAAAATGTAAGAGGAAAGAAAACAGATGTTAGCGATGCTGATTGGATACGTCAATTACACAGTTGCGGATTATTATCTGCAAGTTTTCAACCCGATAAGTTTACTCGTAAATTAAGAGCATATATGCGTCATCGAAAAATTTAA
- a CDS encoding RNA polymerase sigma factor: protein MDLSLSILSSESELIQACIRKEEWAQQKIYEDNYRQLLVVCMRYAANQEDALDILHDGFFKIFTNISSYVPNTSLTAWMRRIVVNTSIDYYRSKSRRQTTDLDEAQHINHGSSSPVDALTLEEVMKAVQKLSLTYRSVFNLYIIEGYSHKEIADILGITESTSRSNLVKARQKLRELLNVDHGK, encoded by the coding sequence ATGGACTTAAGCCTTAGCATATTATCTTCTGAATCCGAACTGATACAAGCCTGTATCAGAAAGGAAGAGTGGGCTCAGCAAAAAATCTATGAAGACAATTACAGGCAGTTGCTGGTAGTCTGTATGCGGTATGCAGCCAATCAGGAAGATGCACTGGACATTCTTCACGATGGTTTTTTCAAGATCTTCACCAACATAAGTTCCTATGTTCCCAATACTTCTCTGACAGCCTGGATGAGACGTATTGTGGTCAATACCAGCATAGACTATTACCGGTCTAAAAGCAGAAGACAAACCACTGATCTTGACGAAGCACAACACATCAATCATGGCTCTTCGAGTCCTGTTGATGCACTCACTTTGGAGGAAGTGATGAAGGCAGTTCAAAAACTTTCCTTAACCTACAGGTCAGTATTCAACCTTTACATCATCGAAGGTTATTCACATAAAGAAATTGCGGACATTCTTGGAATCACAGAAAGTACTTCACGATCAAACCTGGTTAAAGCACGACAAAAACTTAGAGAACTTTTAAATGTGGACCATGGAAAATAA
- a CDS encoding IS110 family transposase: MLYELTGTDLAEIFGITETNAIEIISEVGLDMSKWPTVKHFTSWLNLAPNNKISGGKVLSSRIPKKKNHAGQIFRMAAFAIQRSKNWLAMFYNRIKAKNGAPKAIVATARKIAAIFYKMVKERVKFNPIPIEKYMDGFKENQIKKLKRQAKNLGLQIVEM; the protein is encoded by the coding sequence ATGTTGTACGAACTAACGGGGACGGATTTAGCAGAAATTTTTGGGATTACGGAAACAAATGCTATAGAAATTATAAGCGAAGTCGGATTAGATATGAGTAAATGGCCAACGGTAAAACACTTTACATCATGGTTAAACTTAGCGCCGAATAATAAAATATCAGGAGGGAAAGTATTAAGTAGCCGGATTCCAAAAAAGAAAAACCACGCAGGTCAAATATTTAGAATGGCGGCGTTTGCCATACAGCGTAGCAAAAATTGGTTAGCGATGTTTTATAATCGTATAAAAGCAAAAAATGGGGCGCCAAAAGCAATTGTTGCGACTGCAAGAAAAATTGCGGCTATTTTTTATAAAATGGTAAAAGAAAGGGTTAAATTTAACCCAATACCAATCGAAAAATATATGGATGGGTTTAAAGAAAATCAAATTAAGAAGTTAAAACGACAAGCTAAAAACCTTGGTTTACAGATAGTTGAAATGTAG
- a CDS encoding IS110 family transposase, translating to MIYPNAAGIDISSKEHYVAVNPESTEKPIRAFGAFTEDLHALVVFLKECKVDTVAMEATGIYWVSLFLVLEDAGFDVVLVTAKHVKNVRGKKTDVSDADWIRQLHSCGLLSASFQPDKFTRKLRAYMRHRKNLIEMSATHIRMMHKALEQMNIKIQHVIADITGKSGQEIVKSIIAGERNAEILASCCDSRIRAHKKEGIIKSLTGVWKEEHVFELEQSYSIYQFYHL from the coding sequence ATTATTTATCCTAACGCGGCAGGTATAGATATATCAAGCAAAGAACATTATGTAGCAGTTAATCCTGAATCCACTGAAAAACCAATAAGAGCCTTTGGCGCCTTTACTGAAGACTTACACGCCCTAGTTGTGTTTTTAAAAGAATGCAAAGTAGATACAGTTGCTATGGAAGCTACCGGTATTTACTGGGTAAGTTTATTTTTAGTATTAGAAGATGCGGGTTTTGATGTTGTATTAGTTACAGCTAAACATGTAAAAAATGTAAGAGGAAAGAAAACAGATGTTAGCGATGCTGATTGGATACGTCAATTACACAGTTGCGGATTATTATCTGCAAGTTTTCAACCCGATAAGTTTACTCGTAAATTAAGAGCATATATGCGTCATCGAAAAAATTTAATTGAAATGTCAGCTACACATATTCGCATGATGCATAAAGCTTTAGAACAAATGAATATTAAAATACAACATGTTATTGCGGATATTACAGGTAAATCTGGACAAGAGATTGTAAAATCCATCATAGCTGGTGAACGAAACGCAGAGATATTAGCATCTTGTTGCGATAGTAGAATTAGAGCCCATAAAAAAGAGGGTATTATAAAATCCTTAACGGGGGTTTGGAAAGAAGAACACGTTTTTGAACTAGAGCAAAGTTATTCAATATATCAATTCTATCATCTTTAA
- a CDS encoding IS110 family transposase has translation MLYELTGTDLAEIFGITETNAIEIISEVGLDMSKWPTVKHFTSWLNLAPNNKISGGKVLSSRIPKKKNHAGQIFRMAAFAIQRSKNWLAMFYNRIKAKNGAPKAIVATARKIAAIFYKMIKERVKFNPIPIEKYMDGFKENQIKKLKRQAKNLGLQIVEM, from the coding sequence ATGTTGTACGAACTAACGGGGACGGATTTAGCAGAAATTTTTGGGATTACGGAAACAAATGCTATAGAAATTATAAGCGAAGTCGGATTAGATATGAGTAAATGGCCAACGGTAAAACACTTTACATCATGGTTAAACTTAGCCCCGAATAATAAAATATCAGGAGGGAAAGTATTAAGTAGCCGGATTCCAAAAAAGAAAAACCACGCAGGTCAAATATTTAGAATGGCGGCGTTTGCCATACAGCGTAGCAAAAATTGGTTAGCGATGTTTTATAATCGTATAAAAGCAAAAAATGGGGCGCCAAAAGCAATTGTTGCGACTGCAAGAAAAATTGCGGCTATTTTTTATAAAATGATAAAAGAAAGGGTTAAATTTAACCCAATACCAATCGAAAAATATATGGATGGGTTTAAAGAAAATCAAATTAAGAAGTTAAAACGACAAGCTAAAAACCTTGGTTTACAGATAGTTGAAATGTAG
- a CDS encoding ferrous iron transport protein A, whose amino-acid sequence MIQSILHEALALRLLTLGIYPGKKIELIRQAPFKGACYVQVDDSVYVLRKEEWDAIVFQKTEDTDGLS is encoded by the coding sequence GTGATTCAATCGATTCTACATGAGGCCCTGGCTCTGAGGCTTCTGACCCTGGGCATATACCCGGGAAAGAAAATTGAATTAATCCGTCAGGCTCCCTTCAAGGGGGCTTGCTATGTGCAGGTTGACGACTCCGTTTACGTGTTGAGGAAAGAGGAATGGGATGCAATCGTTTTTCAAAAAACCGAAGATACAGATGGCCTCTCCTAA
- the feoB gene encoding ferrous iron transport protein B has product MASPKIAFVGNPNCGKSSLFNLLTGLNQKVGNFPGVTVDGKNALYKSSSGKTLELIDLPGAYSLYPISMDESILSRALIYESDANHPDAVIYVADIRFLDKQLMMLTQVLDLGLPVLICLTNTDLYHPVMTEAWVKLLEEKTQCDVIPISNRTKENIELVRAQVDSYAQNPIFRNKAGLFYQLDKETKSLLAAGEISSEDKNHYISYLKCHPSLSGENKTLVFPESDSIKRQIQETLSRYRLIEDWNFQILQAHSDQKDSTKTRISFTKKIDAVLTHPWWGMVIFIWVVFLMFQMIFSFASFPMDAIDYTFALIADQLDQALPQAWWSDLLINGILPGLAGVLVFIPQIALLFMVLSLLEEVGYMARVVYLLDHILIKFGLNGRSVMGLISGGACAIPAIMSTRSISNPRERLITSFVIPLIPCSARIPVYAALIGFIVPAQYYFGVVNLQGLVFMGLYFTGISMALITAFVIHKFAGHEEKSILAMPLPTYQWPQLTQVILVVLDKIKSFVIEAGKVIFMISVVLWFLASFSFPGEQEKTRMQARTEAGNLNMNADETKHYVASQLLEHSFAGKIGKSIEPFIAPLGFDWKIGIALITSFAAREVFVGTMSTIYSLGPDSDVNTLKEKMALEKDQNGDKFYTPKRSLSLVLFYAFAMQCMSTMAVMRRETGRWKWALLQFLYMGALAYLSSLLVFQFL; this is encoded by the coding sequence ATGGCCTCTCCTAAAATAGCATTTGTAGGTAATCCCAATTGTGGAAAATCGAGCCTGTTCAACTTGCTCACCGGATTGAACCAGAAGGTTGGGAATTTCCCGGGCGTTACGGTAGATGGCAAAAATGCGCTGTACAAAAGTTCCTCCGGCAAAACCCTGGAGTTGATAGATCTTCCGGGAGCCTACAGCCTTTACCCCATCTCCATGGATGAATCCATTCTGTCCAGGGCATTGATTTATGAATCCGATGCCAATCATCCGGATGCAGTCATCTATGTGGCAGACATTCGTTTTCTGGACAAGCAATTGATGATGTTAACGCAGGTACTTGATCTGGGATTACCGGTACTCATATGCCTCACCAACACTGATCTTTATCACCCCGTCATGACGGAAGCCTGGGTGAAGTTGTTGGAAGAAAAAACCCAATGCGACGTAATTCCCATCAGCAACCGGACCAAAGAAAACATCGAATTGGTGCGGGCTCAAGTGGATTCCTATGCACAAAATCCTATTTTCAGAAATAAGGCCGGTCTTTTCTACCAACTGGATAAAGAAACTAAATCACTTTTGGCAGCCGGTGAAATCAGCTCAGAAGATAAGAACCATTACATATCGTATCTGAAATGTCATCCTTCGCTTTCGGGAGAGAATAAGACATTGGTATTCCCGGAATCGGATTCTATCAAAAGACAAATACAGGAAACGCTTAGCAGGTACCGATTGATAGAAGATTGGAATTTTCAAATTCTTCAGGCACACTCAGATCAAAAGGACAGCACCAAAACACGCATCAGCTTTACTAAAAAAATAGATGCCGTATTGACGCATCCATGGTGGGGAATGGTCATTTTTATTTGGGTGGTGTTCCTCATGTTCCAGATGATTTTCAGTTTTGCCAGTTTCCCAATGGACGCCATCGATTACACCTTTGCTTTAATCGCAGATCAGTTGGATCAGGCATTGCCCCAGGCTTGGTGGTCCGACTTACTGATCAATGGCATTCTACCCGGACTTGCAGGGGTGTTGGTTTTCATTCCCCAGATTGCTTTGCTCTTCATGGTCCTTTCCTTGTTAGAAGAAGTAGGTTATATGGCCAGGGTTGTGTATTTATTGGACCACATTCTGATAAAATTCGGACTCAACGGGAGATCTGTCATGGGTTTAATTTCAGGTGGGGCCTGCGCCATTCCTGCAATCATGTCCACCAGAAGCATCAGCAATCCCAGAGAGCGACTCATCACTTCCTTTGTGATCCCGCTCATTCCTTGTTCGGCAAGGATTCCCGTCTATGCAGCCCTCATAGGATTTATTGTTCCTGCGCAATATTATTTCGGCGTGGTGAATTTGCAGGGACTTGTTTTTATGGGATTGTATTTTACCGGAATATCCATGGCCCTGATTACCGCATTTGTTATTCATAAATTTGCCGGGCATGAGGAAAAGAGTATTCTGGCCATGCCGCTCCCCACTTATCAGTGGCCCCAATTGACACAGGTTATCCTGGTCGTTCTGGATAAAATAAAGAGTTTTGTGATAGAAGCGGGCAAGGTCATTTTTATGATTTCTGTAGTGCTTTGGTTTCTGGCCTCTTTTTCATTCCCCGGCGAACAAGAAAAGACCAGGATGCAAGCCAGGACAGAAGCCGGTAATTTGAATATGAATGCAGACGAGACGAAGCATTATGTTGCTTCCCAATTACTGGAACATTCTTTTGCAGGAAAAATTGGAAAAAGTATCGAGCCTTTCATTGCACCGCTGGGCTTTGACTGGAAGATAGGCATTGCGTTGATTACCTCTTTTGCTGCAAGGGAGGTTTTCGTGGGCACCATGAGCACGATTTACAGCCTGGGGCCGGATTCCGATGTCAACACTTTGAAAGAAAAAATGGCATTGGAAAAGGACCAGAATGGGGACAAATTTTATACCCCTAAAAGATCGCTGTCTCTGGTATTATTTTATGCTTTCGCGATGCAATGCATGAGCACTATGGCTGTCATGCGAAGGGAAACAGGCCGATGGAAATGGGCTCTCCTTCAATTCTTATACATGGGGGCACTGGCCTACCTGAGCAGCCTGTTGGTTTTTCAATTCTTGTAA